One window of Streptomyces sp. FIT100 genomic DNA carries:
- a CDS encoding ATP-grasp domain-containing protein produces MTSERQRVILVGSRIRQYREYALASLSARYEVTLVAPEAPTWQAKYVDTHRIADTTDAHKLHPAVADLRGEVAEAAVLTWDEWSLVAVSSVARKLGMRAMDPAAARICRDKYASRQALEAAGMAAVRHAPAASEDEAVAAAEAIGFPVVVKPRTLGGSFGVMVARDADGLRQAYRLASGSRLDGAGSADTVLVEEFVEGPELSIDSTVVDGVVTPVCVARKRLGPQPYFEEVGHLVTAWRHEPWADAVTALVQDAHRAVGVDFGVTHTEVRIGAEGPRLIELNGRLGGDLIPHLHHLATGVDLAQAAAAIAFERTPDLSPAHERSAEIRFLYPAHDGAVDQVVLPDPAQVDGLVASVALAGPGDELLLPPRGLTPRSAALIAVGETPADTRRALDRAEGLSRTEVTGAAAHKLGARVENAVTRRFFDHGRTAARMTVSGVRGVEWFRYGAGGGEGLNRPVFLSAEDVAVLERDLNGLFELLKSVPDRLFGGDLRAFATAVGMSGTQTELVLRGAADELAPLSRADLYRETGGFRLMELNTGSSLGGWQMGEFARALIKDEEFAKFAAEENLVFPDPLARITEVLRRQAPSLAGTERPLLAITDWPDGFEKSKCWMEFVVPAFEALGFEPVVCHLGDFAYEDGKVLHQGRRVDVVYRMFLPGEMPDEPGTYALVDPLLAAVEAGTVELFASLDCELYGNKGSLAMLSDERNRAAFTEDERALIDRILPWTRFVRDEKVTFEGEKIDLLPYAIANKDRLVLKPTLLYGGVGVTPGWTTGQKEWVEKLHEAVNGPYVLQQRLLPTTERFLSEDGVTTEDMAVAYGTLMVDGSYAGTLARGVTDPAVGIVSMLRGAQIGCAFHVAGPVGEEADGQ; encoded by the coding sequence ATGACCTCCGAACGCCAGCGCGTCATCCTGGTCGGCAGCCGCATCCGCCAGTACCGGGAGTACGCCCTCGCCTCACTCTCCGCACGCTACGAAGTCACCCTCGTCGCCCCCGAGGCACCCACCTGGCAGGCGAAGTACGTCGACACCCACCGGATCGCCGACACCACGGACGCCCACAAGCTGCACCCCGCCGTCGCCGATCTGCGCGGCGAGGTCGCCGAGGCCGCCGTGCTCACCTGGGACGAGTGGTCGCTTGTGGCGGTCTCCTCGGTGGCCCGCAAGCTCGGGATGCGCGCGATGGACCCGGCCGCCGCCCGGATCTGCCGCGACAAGTACGCCTCCCGGCAGGCGCTGGAGGCCGCGGGCATGGCCGCCGTACGGCACGCACCCGCGGCGAGCGAGGACGAGGCGGTGGCCGCCGCGGAGGCCATCGGCTTCCCCGTCGTCGTCAAGCCCCGCACCCTCGGCGGCAGCTTCGGCGTGATGGTGGCCCGGGACGCGGACGGTCTGCGCCAGGCCTACCGGCTCGCGTCCGGCAGCCGCCTCGACGGCGCCGGCAGCGCCGACACCGTGCTGGTCGAGGAGTTCGTCGAAGGCCCCGAACTCAGCATCGACAGCACCGTCGTGGACGGTGTCGTCACCCCCGTGTGCGTCGCCCGCAAGCGCCTCGGCCCCCAGCCCTACTTCGAGGAGGTCGGCCACCTGGTCACCGCCTGGCGGCACGAGCCCTGGGCGGACGCGGTCACCGCGCTGGTCCAGGACGCGCACCGGGCCGTGGGCGTCGACTTCGGTGTCACCCACACCGAGGTGCGCATCGGCGCCGAAGGCCCGCGGCTGATCGAGCTCAACGGCCGCCTCGGCGGGGACCTCATCCCGCACCTCCACCACCTCGCCACCGGCGTCGACCTCGCCCAGGCCGCCGCCGCGATCGCCTTCGAGCGCACCCCCGACCTCAGCCCGGCCCACGAGCGCAGCGCCGAGATCCGCTTCCTCTACCCGGCCCACGACGGCGCGGTCGACCAGGTCGTGCTGCCCGACCCGGCGCAGGTCGACGGACTCGTCGCGTCGGTGGCCCTGGCCGGGCCCGGCGACGAACTGCTGCTTCCGCCGCGCGGTCTCACCCCGCGCTCGGCCGCTCTGATCGCGGTGGGCGAGACGCCCGCCGACACCCGCCGGGCGCTGGACCGCGCGGAGGGCCTCTCCCGCACCGAGGTGACCGGGGCCGCCGCGCACAAGCTCGGTGCCCGCGTGGAGAACGCCGTCACACGGCGGTTCTTCGACCACGGGCGCACGGCCGCCAGGATGACGGTCTCCGGTGTCCGCGGCGTCGAGTGGTTCCGCTACGGGGCGGGCGGCGGCGAGGGCCTCAACCGGCCGGTCTTCCTGAGCGCCGAGGACGTCGCGGTGCTGGAGCGCGATCTCAACGGCCTCTTCGAGCTGCTGAAGTCGGTCCCGGACCGGCTCTTCGGCGGCGATCTGCGGGCCTTCGCCACGGCGGTCGGCATGAGCGGGACCCAGACCGAGCTGGTGCTGCGCGGCGCGGCGGACGAGCTCGCCCCGCTCTCGCGCGCCGACCTCTACCGCGAGACCGGCGGCTTCCGGCTCATGGAGCTCAACACCGGTTCGTCGCTGGGCGGCTGGCAGATGGGCGAGTTCGCCCGTGCGCTGATCAAGGACGAGGAGTTCGCGAAGTTCGCGGCCGAGGAGAACCTCGTCTTCCCCGACCCGCTCGCCCGCATCACCGAGGTGCTGCGCCGTCAGGCGCCCTCGCTGGCCGGTACGGAGCGTCCGCTCCTCGCGATCACCGACTGGCCCGACGGCTTCGAGAAGTCCAAGTGCTGGATGGAGTTCGTCGTCCCCGCCTTCGAGGCGCTCGGCTTCGAGCCCGTCGTCTGCCACCTCGGCGACTTCGCCTACGAGGACGGCAAGGTGCTCCACCAGGGCCGCCGGGTCGACGTGGTCTACCGCATGTTCCTGCCCGGTGAGATGCCGGACGAGCCGGGCACGTACGCCCTCGTCGACCCGCTCCTCGCGGCCGTCGAGGCCGGCACGGTCGAGCTGTTCGCCTCGCTCGACTGCGAGCTGTACGGCAACAAGGGCAGCCTCGCCATGCTCAGCGACGAGCGCAACCGGGCGGCCTTCACCGAGGACGAGCGCGCCCTGATCGACCGGATCCTGCCGTGGACCCGCTTCGTCCGCGACGAGAAGGTCACCTTCGAAGGGGAGAAGATCGACCTGCTGCCGTACGCCATCGCCAACAAGGACCGGCTGGTGCTCAAGCCCACGCTGCTCTACGGCGGGGTCGGCGTCACCCCCGGCTGGACCACCGGCCAGAAGGAATGGGTGGAGAAGCTGCACGAGGCGGTGAACGGCCCGTACGTGCTCCAGCAGCGCCTGCTGCCGACCACCGAGCGCTTCCTCTCCGAGGACGGGGTGACCACCGAGGACATGGCCGTCGCCTACGGCACGCTGATGGTCGACGGCAGCTACGCGGGCACGCTGGCCCGGGGGGTCACCGACCCGGCCGTGGGCATCGTCAGCATGCTGCGCGGCGCCCAGATCGGCTGCGCCTTCCACGTGGCCGGCCCGGTCGGTGAAGAGGCGGACGGTCAGTGA
- a CDS encoding acetyl-CoA carboxylase biotin carboxylase subunit family protein — protein sequence MTGRRPHVTVLHRWRDTHALYADYIDHRANRVTYISTELGRASVPAAAEDVVTVGFTDDLPAVRAALTALGESYGTPQVLLALNEGDLDTAALLREEFGIPGQTPDELAVFRDKLLMCRTVAAAGLPVPEFAPAPDPDAVREFGRAHGWPVIVKPHRGTASRGVVQVGSAAAVDELPGLAGDLAAEPYLVQSYVDASILHIDGLWEGDALGSWTVSRYVGGTCAGFTQGNWLGSVEEDDPVLLAAVEAFTAAVGAALGGDRPWVFHLEAFVTEGPGGRPGLVFLECGARVGGGEIPFTWRDVHDADLMAAAADIQLGRAPVLPSLKTGEVGGYLLLPLPVPAPCLVERADWAGSPPEEHMPYAVLHVPVGRRVPPISGYEHVGTRFRFRGPSTAAVEDAIRTSADGFRLVCTPLEE from the coding sequence GTGACCGGCCGCCGGCCGCATGTGACGGTCCTGCACCGGTGGCGGGACACCCACGCCCTGTACGCCGACTACATCGACCACCGGGCCAACCGGGTGACGTACATCAGCACCGAGCTGGGCCGGGCCTCCGTCCCCGCGGCGGCCGAGGACGTCGTCACGGTCGGCTTCACGGACGACCTGCCCGCGGTGCGGGCGGCTCTCACCGCGCTCGGCGAGAGCTACGGCACCCCCCAGGTGCTGCTGGCGCTCAACGAGGGCGACTTGGACACGGCGGCGCTCCTCCGCGAGGAGTTCGGGATCCCCGGGCAGACCCCCGACGAGCTCGCGGTCTTCCGCGACAAGCTGCTGATGTGCCGCACGGTGGCCGCGGCCGGGCTTCCCGTACCGGAGTTCGCACCGGCCCCGGACCCGGACGCGGTACGGGAGTTCGGCCGGGCCCACGGCTGGCCGGTGATCGTCAAGCCGCACCGCGGGACGGCGAGCAGGGGCGTGGTCCAGGTCGGCTCCGCGGCCGCCGTGGACGAACTCCCGGGACTGGCCGGCGATCTGGCGGCCGAGCCGTATCTGGTCCAGTCGTACGTCGACGCGTCGATCCTGCACATCGACGGGCTGTGGGAGGGCGACGCGCTCGGCAGCTGGACCGTCTCGCGCTATGTGGGCGGCACCTGCGCCGGCTTCACCCAGGGCAACTGGCTGGGCTCGGTCGAGGAGGACGACCCGGTGCTGCTTGCGGCCGTGGAGGCGTTCACCGCCGCCGTCGGGGCCGCGCTGGGCGGTGACCGTCCGTGGGTGTTCCATCTGGAGGCGTTCGTCACCGAAGGCCCCGGCGGCAGGCCCGGCCTGGTGTTCCTGGAGTGCGGCGCCCGGGTGGGCGGCGGGGAGATCCCGTTCACCTGGCGGGACGTGCACGACGCCGATCTGATGGCCGCGGCGGCCGACATCCAGCTCGGACGGGCGCCGGTGCTGCCCTCCCTGAAGACCGGTGAGGTCGGCGGCTATCTGCTGCTGCCGCTTCCGGTGCCGGCCCCCTGCCTCGTGGAACGCGCCGACTGGGCCGGCTCCCCTCCCGAGGAGCACATGCCGTACGCGGTGCTGCACGTCCCCGTCGGCCGGCGGGTCCCGCCGATCAGCGGCTACGAGCACGTGGGCACCCGGTTCCGCTTCCGCGGCCCGTCCACCGCCGCGGTCGAGGACGCCATCAGGACCTCGGCCGACGGCTTCCGCCTCGTCTGCACCCCTCTCGAGGAGTGA
- a CDS encoding amidohydrolase — MDAMTSLLDALDPLLPSLEADYQDLHAHPELAFQEKRTAALVAERLSAQGGWEVTTGVGRTGVVGVLANGEGPVVMLRADMDALPVKEATGLPYASTVTATDDSGTEVPVMHACGHDLHVAALLGACALFAAHTDRWKGTVVAVFQPGEESGYGARAMVDDGLFERFPRPDIILGQHVGPGPVGLIATCPGTVMGATDSITVRLFGRGGHGSKPESAVDPVVMAASLVLRLQTIASREISAQEPVVVTVGKLHAGTTAAVIPDTAELGINVRTSSEPVREKVLAAIERLAKAESAAAGATADPEITSVYHLPMTVNDKECAERVADAHRRAFGEGAVLTMGPTTASEDFGILATAAQVPSVYWFYGGLDPEVFTAAFAAGRVDEDIPQNHSSTFAPLAGPALAVGAKSMAAAALSWLGGGPAGVPAAGPAAGEVA, encoded by the coding sequence ATGGACGCCATGACCTCACTGCTCGATGCCCTCGATCCGCTGCTCCCCTCTCTGGAGGCCGATTACCAGGACCTGCACGCGCACCCCGAACTCGCCTTCCAGGAGAAGCGGACGGCCGCGCTGGTGGCGGAGCGGCTGTCCGCGCAGGGCGGTTGGGAGGTCACCACCGGCGTCGGGCGCACCGGTGTGGTCGGTGTCCTGGCCAACGGCGAGGGCCCGGTCGTGATGCTGCGGGCCGACATGGACGCACTGCCGGTGAAGGAGGCGACCGGCCTGCCGTACGCGAGCACCGTGACCGCCACCGACGACTCGGGCACCGAGGTGCCGGTCATGCACGCCTGCGGGCACGATCTTCACGTGGCCGCGCTGCTCGGCGCCTGCGCGCTGTTCGCGGCGCACACCGACCGCTGGAAGGGCACGGTCGTCGCCGTGTTCCAGCCGGGCGAGGAGAGCGGCTACGGCGCCCGCGCGATGGTCGACGACGGCCTCTTCGAGCGCTTCCCGCGCCCGGACATCATCCTGGGCCAGCACGTCGGACCCGGCCCGGTGGGTCTCATCGCCACCTGCCCCGGCACCGTGATGGGCGCGACGGACTCCATCACCGTCCGGCTGTTCGGGCGCGGCGGGCACGGCTCGAAGCCCGAGTCGGCGGTCGACCCGGTGGTGATGGCCGCCTCGCTGGTGCTGCGGCTCCAGACGATCGCCTCGCGCGAGATCTCCGCGCAGGAGCCGGTGGTGGTCACCGTGGGCAAGCTGCACGCGGGGACGACCGCCGCGGTCATCCCGGACACGGCGGAGCTCGGCATCAACGTCCGCACCAGCTCGGAGCCGGTACGGGAGAAGGTGCTCGCGGCGATCGAGCGGCTCGCGAAGGCGGAGTCGGCGGCGGCGGGCGCGACCGCCGACCCGGAGATCACTTCCGTCTACCACCTGCCGATGACGGTCAACGACAAGGAGTGCGCCGAGCGGGTCGCCGACGCGCACCGGCGGGCCTTCGGCGAGGGGGCGGTGCTCACGATGGGCCCGACCACCGCGAGCGAGGACTTCGGCATCCTGGCCACCGCCGCCCAGGTGCCGTCCGTGTACTGGTTCTACGGCGGCCTGGACCCGGAGGTGTTCACCGCCGCGTTCGCCGCCGGACGCGTGGACGAGGACATCCCGCAGAACCACTCGTCCACGTTCGCACCGCTCGCCGGCCCCGCGCTGGCCGTCGGTGCCAAGTCGATGGCGGCCGCCGCGCTGTCCTGGCTCGGCGGCGGCCCGGCCGGCGTTCCGGCCGCCGGACCGGCCGCGGGGGAGGTCGCGTGA
- a CDS encoding MFS transporter produces the protein MTARGTTPGAGPGAATEPAGSAGSPQASAGPRTGPTNASAVAADPHTGAGPAIGPAGPATAVPPPRRPRRELAAASVGSVVEAYDWTIYGVLAPYFAEQLFPGASPTARLIAAYLGFALGFLVRPLGSVLIGRLTDTRGRRYGLSLTVGLIAAGSLLLAVVPGYAAIGVAAPLLVVAARLVQGLSVGAENPSAAAYVTETAPGRSRYFYSAVSYGGVVLGSALSFVVLSVLLGVFGESGVENGAWRLAFVFGALLGLTALWIRRGAAESEEFTAAARNSAGTPPWPVLRNHLGRLAVVFAITSGATTVFYFLTVDFPAYAEDTGAASKEEASGALLLGMVALLTGMLAAGRAADRFGALPVLRAGFAGLALGSVPLLTAMAGGRVPVQLVTVVLLFLLGLPLAVSNVFAGQLFPPAVRAVAVGLPAALAISLFGGTFPALAELLRSAGHGGWVPWWPAITCAGALLASWGVREHPVPVTPHP, from the coding sequence ATGACCGCGCGCGGGACGACGCCGGGCGCCGGGCCCGGTGCGGCGACGGAACCGGCCGGGTCGGCCGGTTCCCCGCAAGCCTCGGCCGGGCCCCGCACCGGGCCGACGAACGCGTCGGCCGTGGCGGCTGATCCGCACACCGGCGCCGGCCCGGCCATCGGGCCGGCCGGGCCGGCCACCGCCGTGCCGCCCCCGCGGCGCCCGCGGCGGGAGTTGGCCGCGGCGAGCGTCGGGTCGGTCGTGGAGGCGTACGACTGGACGATCTACGGCGTCCTCGCACCGTACTTCGCCGAGCAGTTGTTCCCCGGGGCCTCCCCCACCGCCCGGCTCATCGCCGCCTATCTCGGGTTCGCGCTGGGCTTCCTGGTGCGTCCGCTCGGGAGCGTGCTGATCGGGCGGCTCACCGACACGCGCGGGCGGCGGTACGGGCTCAGCCTGACCGTCGGGCTGATCGCGGCCGGTTCGCTGCTGCTGGCCGTCGTGCCCGGCTACGCGGCGATCGGGGTCGCCGCGCCGCTGCTGGTGGTCGCGGCCCGGCTGGTGCAGGGGCTGTCGGTGGGGGCCGAGAACCCGAGCGCCGCCGCGTACGTCACCGAGACGGCGCCGGGGCGCAGCAGGTACTTCTACAGTGCGGTCTCCTACGGCGGCGTCGTCCTCGGCAGCGCCCTGTCGTTCGTCGTGCTGAGCGTGCTGCTCGGGGTGTTCGGCGAGTCCGGGGTCGAGAACGGGGCCTGGCGGCTCGCCTTCGTCTTCGGGGCGCTGCTGGGTCTGACGGCGCTGTGGATCCGGCGCGGCGCGGCGGAGAGCGAGGAGTTCACCGCCGCCGCGCGCAACAGCGCCGGGACGCCCCCTTGGCCGGTGCTGCGGAACCATCTCGGGCGGCTGGCCGTCGTGTTCGCGATCACCTCGGGCGCGACCACGGTGTTCTACTTCCTCACCGTCGACTTCCCCGCGTACGCCGAGGACACGGGCGCGGCCTCCAAGGAGGAGGCGTCCGGCGCGCTGCTGCTCGGCATGGTGGCGCTGCTGACCGGCATGCTCGCCGCCGGCCGGGCGGCCGACCGGTTCGGCGCGCTGCCGGTGCTGCGGGCCGGGTTCGCCGGGCTGGCGCTCGGCTCGGTGCCGCTGCTCACCGCCATGGCCGGGGGCCGGGTGCCGGTGCAACTCGTCACGGTGGTGCTGCTGTTCCTGCTGGGACTGCCGCTGGCGGTCAGCAACGTCTTCGCCGGGCAGCTGTTCCCGCCCGCTGTCCGGGCGGTCGCCGTGGGCCTGCCGGCCGCCCTGGCGATCAGCCTGTTCGGCGGGACCTTCCCGGCCCTCGCCGAGCTGCTGCGCTCGGCCGGCCACGGCGGCTGGGTGCCGTGGTGGCCGGCGATCACCTGTGCCGGGGCGCTGCTCGCCTCATGGGGTGTGCGCGAACACCCCGTTCCCGTAACCCCTCACCCCTGA
- a CDS encoding diaminobutyrate--2-oxoglutarate transaminase family protein: protein MTTLTPDEIFEYVRARESGARTYATAFGQVLQEGHGARIRDGHGRWYLDCLAAAGTLALGHNHPEVLRRVRAYLESGQVQQALDLTTPAKYEFLSALYARLPGTMADTFRTQFCGPAGADAAEAAVKLFKTATGRRTVLAFHGAYHGMTAGALALTGSLGAKEPVASLMPDVHHLPYPYDYRCPFGLGGEQGVQVGLTYLERLLTDPESGITKPAAVFVEAVQGEGGVIPAPARWLRGLREITARLGIPLVLDEIQAGFGRTGTMWAFEESGIEPDAILVSKAVGGGFPLSLLLYHGQYDAWQPGAHAGTFRGNQIALVAGAAGLEVMEAEGLVGKAAAKGELLGGLLRRLAAAHPEIGDVRGRGLMWGIEIVDPEGPADALGAKPADPDRTRRIKRACLDHGLLLETGGRHGAVLRLLPPLVISDEELHEVVAALEKALIDCA from the coding sequence GTGACCACCCTCACGCCGGACGAGATCTTCGAGTACGTCCGGGCGCGCGAATCCGGCGCCCGGACCTACGCCACCGCCTTCGGGCAGGTGCTCCAGGAGGGGCACGGCGCCCGCATCCGCGACGGCCACGGCCGCTGGTACCTGGACTGCCTGGCCGCCGCCGGCACCCTGGCGCTCGGCCACAACCACCCCGAGGTGCTGCGCCGGGTGCGCGCGTACCTGGAGTCGGGGCAGGTGCAGCAGGCGCTGGACCTGACGACGCCTGCGAAGTACGAGTTCCTGTCGGCGCTGTACGCGCGGCTGCCCGGGACGATGGCGGACACCTTCCGCACCCAGTTCTGCGGGCCGGCCGGAGCGGACGCGGCCGAGGCGGCGGTGAAGCTTTTCAAGACCGCGACGGGCCGCCGCACCGTGCTCGCCTTCCACGGCGCCTACCACGGGATGACCGCCGGTGCGCTGGCGCTGACCGGCAGCCTGGGCGCCAAGGAGCCGGTGGCGTCGCTCATGCCCGATGTGCACCATCTGCCGTACCCGTACGACTACCGCTGCCCGTTCGGCCTCGGCGGAGAGCAGGGCGTCCAGGTCGGCCTGACCTATCTGGAGCGGCTGCTGACCGACCCGGAGAGCGGGATCACCAAGCCGGCCGCCGTCTTCGTCGAGGCCGTGCAGGGAGAGGGCGGCGTGATCCCGGCGCCCGCGCGGTGGCTGCGCGGACTGCGGGAGATCACGGCCCGGCTCGGCATCCCGCTCGTACTCGACGAGATCCAGGCCGGGTTCGGCCGCACCGGCACGATGTGGGCCTTCGAGGAGTCCGGCATCGAGCCCGACGCGATCCTCGTCTCCAAGGCCGTCGGCGGCGGCTTCCCGCTGTCGCTGCTGCTGTACCACGGCCAGTACGACGCCTGGCAGCCCGGCGCCCATGCCGGGACCTTCCGCGGCAACCAGATCGCGCTGGTCGCCGGCGCGGCGGGTCTTGAGGTGATGGAGGCGGAGGGGCTCGTCGGGAAGGCCGCCGCCAAGGGCGAGCTGCTCGGCGGTCTGCTGCGCCGGCTCGCCGCCGCCCATCCGGAGATCGGCGATGTCCGGGGCAGGGGCCTGATGTGGGGCATCGAGATCGTCGACCCGGAGGGTCCTGCCGATGCCCTGGGCGCGAAACCGGCCGACCCGGACCGCACCCGGCGGATCAAACGGGCCTGCCTCGACCACGGGTTGCTGCTGGAGACCGGCGGCCGGCACGGCGCCGTGCTGCGGCTGCTGCCACCGCTGGTGATCTCGGACGAGGAGCTCCACGAAGTGGTCGCGGCTCTGGAGAAGGCGCTGATCGACTGCGCCTGA
- the hypF gene encoding carbamoyltransferase HypF — MSTVTPPPAAQQWRLRVTGVVQGVGYRPFVYKLAHELGLSGWVRNDPEGVLVEASGPAAVLAEFAAGLKDRAPELAQVDGVRVTRGLPAGSVPAGPFTIVHSEHAGARSALIPADTHVCGDCQAELRDPRDRRHRYPFINCTNCGPRYSLIRDLPYDRPMTTMASFTMCAACKAEYEDPMDRRYHAQPNACPDCGPRLLLTDRDGATVEGDTALRRAAQVLADGGIAAVKSVGGFHLAVDATQAEAVALLRRRKRRDSKPFAVMVRDLATAQRLVVLSEDEIDVLRSPARPILLARKQPDSLPESVAPRNPNLGIMLPSAPHHHLLLDEPGLEALVMTSGNISGYPIAYRNEEALEQLFEIADVILYHDRDIEIRVDDSVVRLSVHEELDEPLLQFVRRARGYAPYPVDVGREVAPVVALGAELKTTVALTNGSQVFLSQHIGDLKNDETFAAHRRTARHLARLYALEPRITAHDLHPQFRSTRAALGEDGGAERTVEVQHHHAHMASCMAENHVTGTTLGVVFDGFGYGEDGTVWGGEFLLGDFAAYRRVGRLRRLPLIGGDQAVREPVRTGYALALDAFDGDPEQAAAAFPALAVLDARQRHVYATMAARGINSPPTSSMGRLFDGAAALAGVCAKAEYEAQGPIELEGLLMRDAAPESAYRFAAEGADGLTEVDPRPVIRAMAADLAAGLPVERVSRRFHTAVVEMVRERCRAVREETGVHQVVLSGGVFLNEFLLLNCLTGLTADGFDTYVHRQVPTNDGGIALGQVMVADARNPAGK, encoded by the coding sequence ATGAGCACCGTGACTCCCCCGCCGGCCGCCCAGCAGTGGCGGCTGCGGGTCACCGGGGTGGTCCAGGGCGTCGGCTACCGGCCGTTCGTCTACAAACTGGCCCACGAACTGGGCCTGTCCGGCTGGGTCCGCAACGACCCCGAAGGTGTGCTGGTGGAGGCGTCCGGACCGGCCGCCGTCCTGGCCGAGTTCGCCGCGGGCCTGAAGGACCGCGCCCCCGAACTCGCCCAGGTCGACGGCGTCCGGGTGACCAGGGGGCTCCCCGCGGGCAGTGTGCCCGCGGGCCCCTTCACCATCGTCCACAGCGAGCACGCCGGGGCCCGGTCCGCGCTGATCCCCGCCGACACCCATGTCTGCGGCGACTGCCAGGCCGAGCTGCGCGACCCCAGGGACCGCCGCCACCGCTATCCGTTCATCAACTGCACCAACTGCGGCCCCCGTTACTCCCTCATCCGGGACCTGCCGTACGACCGTCCGATGACGACCATGGCGTCCTTCACCATGTGCGCGGCCTGCAAGGCCGAGTACGAGGACCCCATGGACCGGCGCTACCACGCCCAGCCCAACGCCTGCCCCGACTGCGGGCCCAGGCTGCTGCTGACCGACCGCGACGGCGCCACCGTCGAGGGCGACACGGCGCTGCGCAGGGCCGCCCAGGTGCTCGCCGACGGCGGGATCGCGGCGGTCAAGAGCGTCGGCGGCTTCCATCTGGCGGTGGACGCCACCCAGGCCGAGGCCGTGGCGCTGCTGCGCCGCCGCAAGCGCCGCGACTCCAAGCCGTTCGCGGTGATGGTCCGCGACCTGGCCACCGCCCAGCGCCTGGTGGTGCTGTCGGAGGACGAGATCGACGTGCTGCGTTCCCCGGCCCGGCCGATCCTGCTCGCCCGCAAGCAGCCGGACTCGCTCCCGGAGTCGGTGGCCCCGCGCAATCCGAACCTCGGCATCATGCTGCCGTCGGCGCCCCACCACCATCTGCTGCTTGACGAGCCGGGCCTGGAGGCGCTGGTGATGACCAGCGGCAATATCTCCGGCTACCCGATCGCGTACCGCAACGAGGAGGCACTGGAGCAGCTTTTCGAGATCGCCGACGTCATCCTCTACCACGACCGCGACATCGAGATCCGGGTCGACGACTCGGTGGTGCGGCTCTCGGTGCACGAGGAACTCGACGAGCCGCTGCTCCAGTTCGTCCGCCGGGCCCGCGGCTACGCCCCGTACCCGGTGGACGTGGGCCGCGAGGTGGCTCCCGTCGTCGCCCTCGGGGCGGAGCTGAAGACGACCGTGGCGCTGACCAACGGCTCGCAGGTCTTCCTCAGCCAGCACATCGGCGACCTCAAGAACGACGAGACGTTCGCCGCGCACCGCCGCACCGCCCGCCATCTGGCCCGGCTCTACGCGCTGGAGCCGCGGATCACGGCGCACGACCTCCACCCGCAGTTCCGCTCGACCCGGGCGGCGCTCGGCGAGGACGGCGGCGCGGAGCGGACGGTCGAGGTGCAGCACCACCACGCGCACATGGCCTCCTGCATGGCCGAGAACCATGTCACGGGCACCACGCTCGGCGTCGTCTTCGACGGCTTCGGCTACGGCGAGGACGGCACGGTGTGGGGCGGGGAGTTCCTGCTGGGCGACTTCGCCGCGTACCGGCGGGTCGGCCGGCTGCGCAGGCTGCCGCTGATCGGCGGCGACCAGGCGGTGCGCGAGCCGGTCCGCACCGGCTACGCGCTGGCGCTGGACGCCTTCGACGGCGACCCGGAACAGGCCGCGGCCGCCTTCCCGGCGCTCGCCGTGCTCGACGCCCGGCAGCGGCACGTGTACGCCACGATGGCCGCCCGCGGCATCAACTCCCCGCCCACCTCCAGCATGGGCCGGCTCTTCGACGGCGCCGCCGCCCTCGCCGGGGTGTGCGCGAAGGCCGAGTACGAGGCGCAGGGCCCGATCGAGCTGGAGGGGCTGCTGATGCGGGACGCCGCGCCGGAGTCGGCGTACCGGTTCGCCGCCGAGGGGGCGGACGGGCTGACCGAGGTCGACCCGCGGCCCGTGATCCGGGCCATGGCGGCCGACCTCGCGGCGGGCCTGCCCGTCGAGCGGGTCAGCCGGCGCTTCCACACCGCCGTCGTGGAGATGGTCCGAGAGCGCTGCCGGGCCGTCCGCGAGGAGACCGGCGTCCACCAGGTCGTGCTCTCCGGCGGTGTGTTCCTCAATGAGTTCCTGCTGCTCAACTGTCTGACCGGGCTGACCGCCGACGGTTTCGACACCTACGTCCACCGACAGGTCCCGACCAACGACGGGGGCATCGCCCTCGGCCAGGTGATGGTCGCGGACGCCCGCAACCCTGCTGGGAAGTGA